In Actinoplanes derwentensis, the following proteins share a genomic window:
- a CDS encoding PhzF family phenazine biosynthesis protein — protein sequence MSTVAYEIVDVFTDRPFAGNPLAVVFGAEDLATSQMQALAREFNLSETVFLLPVTTSRATYRVRIFTPETELPFAGHPSVGAAVTAMRRGAFTAGDVIQECGAGLLPVTVTASGTATLTGASPTLGAPMDPTPLLAATGLTAADYAGDEAAVPRTASCGLAWTYLPVRPEALPRIQIDQRAMAALNLTDISIFTWSPPTPAAFPLPGSPAASPASGSPGAAPVPVSSADLGSPVGHASLGKPTRFTAADGEAHARVFIAGGSVPEDPATGSAALGLGVWLVSAGWLPADGTSSYRIHQGVAMKRPSRLNCTVTAAAGKAVSATVTGQVWPVAEGRITVPPFIG from the coding sequence ATGTCCACCGTGGCGTACGAGATCGTCGACGTGTTCACGGATCGGCCGTTCGCCGGCAATCCACTCGCGGTCGTGTTCGGTGCCGAAGACCTGGCCACCAGCCAGATGCAGGCACTGGCCCGCGAATTCAACCTGTCCGAGACGGTCTTCCTGCTCCCCGTCACCACGAGCCGGGCCACCTACCGAGTGCGGATCTTCACACCGGAGACCGAACTCCCGTTCGCCGGCCACCCCAGCGTCGGCGCGGCCGTCACCGCCATGCGCCGAGGCGCCTTCACCGCTGGTGACGTGATCCAGGAATGCGGCGCGGGCCTGCTCCCGGTCACCGTCACGGCCTCCGGCACCGCGACGCTGACCGGCGCGTCCCCGACCCTGGGCGCCCCGATGGACCCCACCCCGTTGCTGGCCGCCACCGGCCTGACAGCCGCCGACTATGCGGGCGACGAGGCAGCCGTCCCTCGCACGGCGAGCTGCGGCTTGGCCTGGACCTATTTGCCGGTACGGCCGGAAGCCCTGCCCAGAATCCAGATCGACCAGCGAGCCATGGCCGCCCTGAACCTGACCGACATCAGCATCTTCACCTGGTCCCCACCCACCCCAGCAGCCTTCCCGCTCCCCGGTTCTCCCGCCGCTTCCCCGGCCTCTGGTTCCCCCGGTGCTGCCCCTGTTCCCGTCTCATCCGCCGATCTCGGGTCTCCCGTCGGCCACGCCAGCCTCGGGAAGCCCACCCGCTTCACCGCTGCGGACGGAGAGGCCCACGCTCGCGTCTTCATCGCCGGAGGTTCCGTCCCCGAAGACCCGGCGACCGGTTCGGCCGCCCTGGGCTTGGGCGTCTGGCTGGTCTCCGCGGGCTGGCTCCCGGCGGACGGCACCTCGTCCTACCGAATCCACCAGGGCGTAGCGATGAAACGCCCGTCCCGCCTCAACTGCACGGTGACCGCAGCCGCCGGAAAGGCCGTCTCGGCCACCGTCACCGGCCAGGTCTGGCCGGTAGCCGAAGGTCGCATCACCGTCCCCCCTTTCATCGGCTGA
- a CDS encoding HAD family hydrolase → MSSYRAVVFDFFGTLTRSVQRGPQHAAIARSLGADPDAVVGVLNRTFRARACGSYGSAEATLRWVIEQAGGRPHPGAIRAAMPARVDALRADTQLRPEAISALTAIRSRGVRTAVISDCTHELPAFLPSLPVAPLLDAQIFSVELGVCKPDPEIYLAACDRLGVAPTDCLYVGDGGSHELTGAAAVGMTPVRLTAPDLANHLVFDADTNFAGRTVRSLTDVLTLLDPVPALV, encoded by the coding sequence ATGTCTTCGTACCGCGCGGTCGTGTTTGATTTCTTCGGCACTTTGACCCGGTCTGTCCAGCGTGGTCCACAACACGCCGCCATCGCCCGCTCCCTCGGCGCCGACCCGGACGCCGTCGTCGGCGTCCTGAACCGCACCTTCCGGGCCCGGGCCTGTGGCAGTTACGGCTCCGCCGAAGCCACCCTCCGCTGGGTCATCGAACAGGCCGGCGGCCGCCCACACCCCGGAGCCATCCGTGCTGCCATGCCGGCCCGCGTCGACGCCCTCCGAGCCGACACCCAACTCCGACCGGAAGCGATCAGCGCCCTCACCGCCATCCGAAGCCGCGGCGTGCGCACCGCCGTCATCAGCGACTGCACGCACGAACTCCCCGCCTTCCTGCCCAGTCTCCCCGTGGCCCCACTGCTGGACGCCCAGATCTTCTCGGTCGAACTGGGCGTATGCAAACCCGACCCGGAGATCTACCTGGCCGCCTGCGACCGCCTCGGGGTAGCCCCCACCGACTGCCTCTACGTCGGCGACGGCGGCAGCCACGAACTCACCGGCGCCGCGGCCGTCGGCATGACCCCGGTCCGCTTGACCGCTCCCGATCTCGCCAACCACCTGGTCTTCGACGCCGACACCAACTTCGCGGGCCGCACCGTCCGCTCCCTGACCGACGTCCTGACCCTCCTCGACCCGGTCCCCGCCCTGGTCTGA
- a CDS encoding Sec-independent protein translocase family protein, translating to MFENLNWWEIGALLMLALLIFGEKLPKVIGDGLRMLRGLRTMAQGATADLSRELGTDIQLEDLHPKAFIRKHLLSEEDEQALRKPIQTLFDDVKSDLNGVKSELNDVAEAVDIRKSSTPAEKTPEVSRPAQRFDLDAT from the coding sequence GTGTTCGAGAATCTGAACTGGTGGGAGATCGGCGCGCTGCTCATGCTGGCGCTGCTGATCTTCGGGGAGAAACTTCCCAAGGTGATCGGTGACGGCCTGCGCATGCTGCGCGGCCTGCGCACCATGGCCCAGGGCGCGACCGCCGACCTGAGCCGTGAGCTCGGCACCGATATTCAGCTCGAAGACCTGCATCCGAAGGCGTTCATCCGCAAGCACCTGCTCAGCGAAGAGGACGAGCAGGCGCTCCGCAAGCCGATCCAGACCCTCTTCGACGACGTGAAATCAGACCTCAACGGGGTCAAGTCCGAGCTGAACGACGTGGCTGAGGCTGTCGACATCCGCAAAAGCAGCACGCCGGCCGAGAAGACCCCTGAGGTCTCCCGGCCGGCGCAGCGTTTCGATCTGGACGCGACCTAG
- a CDS encoding DMT family transporter — protein MRSPAPTVAALVVAVLAVSSSGPLIAFAAAPALAIAFWRNAIASAALTPFAIGPRRTEVRRAVRSGAGVFSVLAGLALAAHFATWMPSVQLGSVATATALVATQPVWQGLIAAAQGRRPSAAGWVGIGLAVAGAAWATGADLGVSRQAVLADVLALLGGIFAAVYTALGERARTELSTTVYTWICYGTCAVVLLAVCLIFGVNLGGYDGHTWAAILAIVVGAQLLGHSMFNYALQHTSATTVSVLILLEVPGAALIAWWWLDQVPRASTLPGLVLLLAGVAVVILHQASFKVIRR, from the coding sequence ATGCGCTCACCAGCACCTACCGTCGCCGCGTTGGTCGTCGCGGTTCTGGCGGTCAGCTCCTCGGGGCCACTGATCGCTTTCGCGGCCGCACCGGCTCTGGCCATTGCTTTCTGGCGTAACGCGATAGCGTCGGCGGCCCTCACCCCGTTCGCGATCGGGCCCCGGCGGACCGAGGTGCGCCGGGCGGTCCGCAGCGGAGCCGGTGTCTTCTCGGTGCTGGCCGGTCTGGCGCTGGCCGCACATTTCGCCACCTGGATGCCGAGCGTGCAACTCGGCTCGGTGGCCACCGCGACCGCGCTGGTCGCCACGCAGCCGGTGTGGCAGGGACTGATCGCGGCAGCGCAGGGCCGGCGCCCGTCGGCGGCCGGCTGGGTGGGCATCGGGCTGGCGGTGGCCGGCGCTGCCTGGGCCACCGGCGCGGACCTCGGCGTCTCCCGCCAGGCTGTCCTCGCTGACGTGCTGGCACTGCTCGGCGGGATCTTCGCGGCCGTCTACACCGCGCTCGGCGAACGGGCCCGGACCGAGCTGAGCACCACCGTCTACACCTGGATCTGTTACGGCACGTGCGCGGTGGTGTTGCTGGCGGTCTGCCTGATCTTCGGGGTGAACCTGGGCGGCTACGACGGTCACACCTGGGCGGCGATCCTGGCGATCGTGGTCGGCGCCCAGCTGCTCGGGCACTCGATGTTCAATTACGCCCTCCAGCACACCTCGGCGACCACGGTCAGCGTGCTGATCCTGTTGGAGGTGCCGGGCGCCGCACTGATCGCCTGGTGGTGGCTTGATCAGGTGCCACGGGCGAGCACGTTACCCGGTCTGGTCCTGCTGCTCGCCGGAGTCGCCGTGGTGATCCTCCATCAGGCCTCTTTCAAGGTAATTCGGCGCTGA
- a CDS encoding CoA-binding protein — MRSPQQILAAAKVIAVVGASRDPFKPAHTVPLQMLRHGWRIIPVNPFVTEVFGVPAIASLADLDEPVDLVNVFRPARDAVEVVRQAVAVKAPAVWLQSGIVSAEARQIAEEAGIDYVEDRCLAVERAVGRITPAA, encoded by the coding sequence ATGAGGAGCCCTCAACAGATCCTGGCGGCGGCGAAGGTCATCGCGGTGGTCGGCGCTTCCCGGGACCCCTTCAAACCGGCACACACCGTGCCGTTGCAGATGCTCCGGCACGGCTGGCGGATCATCCCGGTCAACCCGTTCGTGACCGAGGTCTTCGGTGTCCCGGCGATCGCCTCGCTGGCCGACCTCGACGAGCCGGTCGATCTGGTGAACGTGTTCCGCCCGGCCCGCGACGCCGTCGAGGTGGTGCGGCAGGCGGTGGCCGTCAAGGCTCCTGCGGTGTGGCTGCAGAGCGGCATCGTCTCGGCCGAGGCGCGGCAGATCGCCGAGGAGGCCGGCATCGACTACGTCGAGGACCGCTGCCTGGCTGTCGAGCGCGCTGTCGGCCGCATCACTCCAGCGGCCTGA
- a CDS encoding SDR family NAD(P)-dependent oxidoreductase, translated as MQELVEAEIEAASGGPVTLRLDGKVALVTGAGSPDGIGYAIARRLRDLGARVAIVSTTRRIHERASELGVTGFVADLTDESEVGALADAITDQLGDVEVLVNNAGLASRASPEVLRPVAQLTYDEWKAEIDRNLSTAFLCSRAFCGSMSERGWGRIVNLSATAGPVNALPTEAAYAAAKAGVVGLTRALAMELVADGINVNCVAPGTIYTAASTVTEIKQGLGTPIGRPGTPDEVAAAVAFLCSPAASYITGQMLVVDGGNSVREAQFR; from the coding sequence ATGCAGGAGCTTGTCGAGGCGGAGATCGAAGCGGCCTCAGGCGGCCCGGTGACGCTCCGCCTGGACGGGAAGGTCGCCCTGGTCACCGGGGCCGGCAGCCCCGACGGCATCGGTTACGCGATCGCCCGGCGCCTGCGTGATCTCGGCGCCCGGGTGGCCATCGTGTCCACCACCCGCCGCATCCACGAGCGCGCCTCCGAGCTGGGTGTGACCGGCTTCGTGGCCGACCTCACCGATGAGTCCGAGGTCGGCGCCCTCGCTGACGCGATCACCGACCAGCTCGGTGACGTGGAGGTGCTGGTCAACAACGCCGGTCTGGCGAGCCGGGCCAGCCCCGAGGTGTTGCGCCCGGTGGCCCAGCTCACCTATGACGAGTGGAAGGCGGAGATCGACCGGAACCTGAGCACCGCGTTCCTGTGCAGCCGAGCGTTCTGCGGCAGCATGTCGGAGCGGGGCTGGGGCCGGATCGTGAACCTGTCCGCCACCGCCGGGCCGGTGAACGCGCTGCCCACCGAGGCGGCCTACGCGGCGGCCAAGGCGGGCGTGGTGGGTCTCACCCGGGCGCTCGCGATGGAGCTGGTCGCCGACGGGATCAACGTCAACTGCGTGGCCCCGGGGACGATCTACACCGCCGCTTCGACCGTCACCGAGATCAAACAGGGCTTGGGTACGCCGATCGGCCGCCCCGGAACACCGGATGAGGTCGCCGCAGCCGTGGCATTCCTCTGCTCGCCGGCGGCGTCCTACATCACCGGCCAGATGCTGGTGGTCGACGGTGGCAACAGTGTCCGTGAGGCGCAGTTCCGCTGA
- a CDS encoding magnesium transporter MgtE N-terminal domain-containing protein, producing the protein MTMGTRVYLARLAGLPVFDPVGDRVGRVRDAVVRLRTTNRPPQIVGLVGEMALRRRIFLPIGRVTSMDAESVVLGTGSLNLRRFEKRPNELLVLEDLLDRRVTVAPEQGDGAEHVATVLDIGMELNRNTEWIITRVAVREHTGRLARRGHVYQAEYNRVRDLVGPTDAQGTANMIALLDQMRPADVANALQDMPDGRRNEVAAAMDNRRLADVLEELPEHDQVEILIALERERAADVLERMDPDDAADLLAELPQSEQAVLLDLMEPEEAAPVRQLMSYRPGTAGSVMTSEPVILTPDATVAEALARIRNPELSSVVAAQVFVARAPSATPTGRYLGMVHFQRLLREPPASIVGGLVDSGIDPLRTETGLPEITRRMATYDLVAMPVVDSTNRLLGAVTVDDVLDHSLPRDWRDRDAHGDEQVPS; encoded by the coding sequence GTGACCATGGGGACGAGGGTTTATCTGGCTCGCCTCGCCGGTCTGCCGGTTTTCGACCCGGTCGGCGACCGTGTCGGGCGGGTGCGGGACGCAGTGGTGCGGCTGCGCACCACGAACCGGCCGCCGCAGATCGTCGGGCTGGTCGGTGAGATGGCTCTGCGACGCCGGATTTTTCTGCCGATCGGGCGCGTGACCAGTATGGATGCGGAGTCCGTGGTGCTCGGGACCGGTTCGTTGAACCTGCGCCGGTTCGAGAAACGGCCGAACGAGCTGCTGGTGCTGGAGGATCTGCTGGACCGGCGGGTGACGGTGGCGCCGGAGCAGGGGGACGGCGCGGAGCATGTGGCGACCGTGCTGGACATCGGTATGGAGCTGAACCGGAACACCGAGTGGATCATTACGCGGGTGGCGGTCCGGGAGCACACCGGCCGGCTGGCCCGCCGGGGACACGTTTATCAGGCGGAGTACAACCGGGTTCGGGACCTGGTCGGCCCGACCGACGCGCAGGGCACCGCGAACATGATCGCGCTGCTCGACCAGATGCGCCCGGCCGACGTGGCGAACGCGCTTCAGGACATGCCGGACGGCCGCCGTAACGAGGTGGCCGCGGCCATGGACAACCGGCGGCTGGCCGACGTGCTGGAGGAGCTTCCCGAGCACGACCAGGTGGAGATCCTGATCGCGCTGGAGCGGGAGCGGGCCGCCGACGTGCTGGAGCGGATGGATCCGGACGATGCCGCCGACCTGCTGGCCGAGTTGCCGCAGAGCGAGCAGGCGGTACTGCTGGACCTGATGGAACCGGAGGAGGCGGCGCCGGTGCGGCAGCTGATGAGCTACCGGCCGGGGACCGCGGGCAGTGTGATGACCTCGGAACCGGTGATCCTCACCCCGGACGCCACAGTCGCGGAGGCGTTGGCCCGGATCCGGAACCCGGAGCTGTCGTCGGTGGTCGCCGCTCAGGTGTTCGTGGCGCGGGCGCCGAGTGCCACCCCGACCGGCAGGTACCTGGGCATGGTGCATTTTCAGCGGCTGCTGCGGGAACCTCCGGCCTCGATCGTGGGTGGCCTGGTGGACAGCGGCATCGATCCGTTGCGGACCGAGACGGGGCTGCCGGAGATCACTCGGCGGATGGCGACGTACGACCTGGTGGCGATGCCGGTGGTGGATTCGACGAACCGGCTGCTGGGTGCGGTGACGGTGGACGACGTGCTGGACCATTCGCTGCCGCGGGACTGGCGTGACCGGGACGCGCACGGCGACGAGCAGGTCCCCTCGTGA
- a CDS encoding S1C family serine protease, with protein MTDGWNWRRPPAPHASGEPQQPSYGQQPESPWWSGGPSDPWRDPYAASAVVLQPPPPPEGPPLDAAPNPDQPRRGLFPVLMISLVTALLAGAVGGTLGFVFAVRGGYVEGGGTQLGASGQNVPESTQRDPDSLAGVAERVLPSVVTVRVSGAIGSGFVVSTDGYVITNDHVVEGADDSMSVSFSDGSTASAKLVGRDPESDVAVIKVAKDGLTPVSLGNSDEIAVGDSVLAFGSPLALVNTVTYGIVSAVDRTIQAGEDGGTTRYYAAIQTDAAVNQGNSGGPLVTASGQVIGVNSVIRSVGSSDTEAGNIGLAFAIPINQAKRVAEDIIDTGKARRTVIGAEVMTGETAGGARLRKVESAGPAATAGLRSGDVITRLDGHPLEDGTDLIALVRKHAPGSVVAVEYRRGTKTASASVTLAADTN; from the coding sequence GTGACCGACGGCTGGAACTGGCGCCGGCCACCGGCCCCCCATGCCTCTGGTGAGCCCCAGCAGCCGTCCTACGGGCAGCAGCCGGAGTCCCCGTGGTGGTCGGGTGGGCCTTCCGATCCATGGCGTGATCCGTACGCTGCGTCCGCTGTCGTCCTCCAGCCTCCACCGCCTCCCGAGGGTCCCCCGCTGGACGCGGCGCCCAACCCGGACCAGCCCCGACGCGGGCTCTTCCCGGTTTTGATGATTTCCCTGGTCACAGCCCTGCTCGCGGGCGCTGTCGGCGGCACGCTGGGGTTCGTCTTTGCGGTCCGCGGCGGCTATGTCGAGGGCGGCGGCACCCAGCTCGGAGCATCCGGGCAGAACGTTCCGGAGAGCACCCAGCGTGACCCCGACTCGCTCGCCGGCGTGGCCGAGCGGGTGCTGCCGAGTGTCGTCACGGTCCGGGTCAGCGGAGCGATCGGCTCCGGGTTCGTGGTCTCCACCGACGGCTACGTGATCACCAACGACCACGTGGTGGAAGGTGCCGACGACAGCATGTCGGTGTCGTTCTCGGACGGCTCGACGGCCAGCGCGAAGCTCGTCGGGCGCGATCCGGAGTCCGATGTCGCAGTGATCAAAGTCGCAAAGGACGGGCTCACCCCGGTTTCGCTCGGCAACTCGGACGAGATCGCGGTCGGTGACTCGGTGCTCGCTTTCGGTTCACCGCTCGCGCTGGTCAATACGGTGACCTACGGCATCGTCAGCGCCGTCGACCGGACCATCCAGGCCGGCGAGGACGGCGGCACCACCCGGTACTACGCGGCCATCCAGACCGACGCCGCGGTCAACCAGGGCAACTCCGGAGGTCCACTGGTCACCGCGAGCGGCCAGGTCATCGGGGTCAACTCGGTGATCCGCTCGGTCGGCAGCAGCGACACCGAGGCCGGCAACATCGGTCTCGCCTTCGCCATCCCGATCAACCAGGCCAAGCGGGTCGCCGAGGACATCATCGACACCGGTAAGGCCCGGCGGACGGTGATCGGCGCCGAGGTGATGACCGGGGAGACCGCCGGTGGTGCTCGGCTGCGCAAAGTCGAGTCAGCCGGTCCGGCCGCCACCGCGGGCCTGCGCTCCGGCGACGTGATCACCAGGCTGGACGGGCACCCGCTGGAGGACGGCACGGACCTGATCGCTCTGGTCCGTAAACACGCCCCGGGCTCGGTGGTGGCGGTGGAGTACCGCCGCGGCACCAAGACCGCCTCCGCCTCGGTGACGCTCGCGGCTGACACCAACTGA
- a CDS encoding DUF4190 domain-containing protein, with amino-acid sequence MSYPPPPPADGAQDPYQSPPPPPPADPTLQYPPPYTPPVSPAPTSGPGYGPPTSGPGYGPPASDSGYPPPGYGQPTSGAGYPPPPGTPGYGQPTSGGGYGPQPGYPPPPGYGPPVGDKNPFGGPAQFGQPAYGSPYGPQIMPTNTMAILALVFAFIFAPVAIVLGHIAKKQIAQSGEQGSGLATAGLILGYIFTGIMVAYCAVVIAAIAFSANSGVSTY; translated from the coding sequence ATGAGCTATCCCCCGCCGCCGCCGGCTGACGGCGCGCAGGACCCTTACCAGTCGCCGCCACCACCGCCGCCCGCGGACCCGACGCTGCAGTACCCGCCGCCCTACACCCCGCCGGTCAGCCCTGCCCCGACGAGCGGCCCGGGCTATGGCCCGCCGACCAGTGGCCCCGGTTACGGCCCGCCGGCATCCGACTCGGGTTACCCGCCGCCCGGTTACGGCCAGCCGACAAGTGGTGCCGGTTACCCGCCGCCGCCCGGCACCCCGGGATACGGCCAGCCGACCAGTGGCGGCGGTTACGGCCCGCAGCCCGGCTACCCGCCGCCGCCCGGTTACGGCCCGCCGGTGGGCGACAAGAACCCGTTCGGTGGCCCGGCCCAGTTCGGCCAGCCCGCCTATGGTTCGCCGTACGGCCCCCAGATCATGCCGACGAACACCATGGCGATCCTGGCGCTCGTCTTCGCGTTCATCTTCGCGCCGGTCGCGATCGTTCTCGGCCACATCGCCAAGAAGCAAATCGCGCAGTCCGGTGAACAGGGCAGTGGCCTGGCCACGGCGGGCTTGATCCTGGGTTACATCTTCACCGGCATCATGGTGGCCTACTGCGCCGTCGTCATCGCGGCGATCGCATTCAGCGCCAACTCGGGTGTCAGCACGTACTGA
- a CDS encoding Mrp/NBP35 family ATP-binding protein, whose protein sequence is MSAPVSTLEDAIQAALATVDDPEIRRPITDLGMVSGFTVSSDLVKVDLLLTVAGCPLRDKLTNDITAALTKLPGIDRVEINFGVMNDDQRKALQTTLRGGGDSAEPVIPFAQPGSRTRVYAVASGKGGVGKSSVTVNLAAALAKRGLSVGVVDADIYGHSVPRMLGVEGRPTRVEEMIMPPQAHGVKVISIGMFTAGNAAVVWRGPMLHRALQQFLADVYWGDLDVLLLDLPPGTGDVAISLAQLLPNAEILVVTTPQMAAAEVAERAGAIALQTHQRLVGVVENMSWLELPDGSRMEVFGAGGGQTVADSLSTTIGARVPLLGQIPLDTRVREAGDSGTPIVLAEPESPAAIALDAVADKLAVRRESLVGKPLGLLVNARKP, encoded by the coding sequence ATGTCCGCTCCTGTTTCCACGCTCGAGGACGCCATCCAGGCCGCTCTGGCGACCGTGGACGACCCCGAGATCCGCCGCCCGATCACCGACCTCGGCATGGTCTCGGGCTTCACCGTGAGCAGCGACCTGGTCAAGGTCGATCTGCTGCTCACCGTCGCCGGCTGTCCGCTGCGGGACAAGCTGACCAACGACATCACCGCCGCCCTGACGAAACTCCCCGGCATCGACCGCGTCGAGATCAACTTCGGGGTGATGAACGACGACCAGCGCAAGGCGCTGCAGACCACCCTGCGCGGTGGTGGCGATTCCGCCGAGCCGGTCATCCCGTTCGCCCAGCCCGGCTCCCGGACCAGGGTGTACGCGGTGGCCAGCGGCAAGGGTGGCGTCGGCAAGTCGAGTGTCACGGTGAACCTGGCCGCGGCGCTCGCCAAGCGGGGCCTGTCGGTCGGTGTGGTCGACGCGGACATCTACGGCCATTCGGTGCCGCGGATGCTCGGTGTCGAGGGCCGGCCCACCCGCGTCGAGGAAATGATCATGCCGCCGCAGGCGCACGGCGTGAAGGTGATCTCGATCGGCATGTTCACCGCCGGGAACGCCGCGGTGGTCTGGCGTGGCCCGATGCTGCACCGCGCGCTGCAGCAGTTCCTGGCCGACGTCTACTGGGGCGACCTGGACGTGCTGCTGCTCGACCTGCCGCCAGGCACCGGTGACGTGGCCATCTCGCTGGCCCAGCTGCTGCCGAACGCGGAGATCCTGGTCGTCACCACCCCGCAGATGGCCGCCGCCGAGGTGGCCGAGCGGGCCGGCGCGATCGCCCTGCAGACCCATCAGCGTCTGGTCGGCGTGGTGGAGAACATGTCGTGGCTGGAACTGCCGGACGGCTCCCGGATGGAGGTCTTCGGCGCCGGCGGCGGTCAGACGGTGGCCGACTCGCTCTCCACGACCATCGGCGCCCGGGTGCCGTTGCTGGGTCAGATCCCGCTGGACACCCGGGTGCGGGAGGCCGGCGACAGTGGCACCCCGATCGTGCTGGCCGAGCCGGAGTCCCCGGCGGCGATCGCGCTGGACGCGGTGGCCGACAAGCTCGCGGTCCGCCGGGAGTCCCTGGTCGGCAAGCCGCTGGGCCTGCTGGTCAACGCCCGGAAACCCTAG
- a CDS encoding DUF1003 domain-containing protein, whose protein sequence is MTDSRRDRLDQPRDPGRVKLPKFDPEAFGRWSEGIARYMGTAKFIVYMTVVIAAWFLWNSIAPTDMQFDPYPFMFLTLALSLQASYAAPLILLAQNRQADRDRLIMEEDRRRAAMQKADTEFLAREIAALRIALGEVATRDFLRSELSRLADELDEAAHRREKRLRMERDEEHT, encoded by the coding sequence GTGACCGACAGCCGGCGGGATCGGCTGGATCAGCCGCGTGATCCCGGCCGGGTGAAGCTGCCGAAGTTCGACCCGGAGGCGTTCGGCCGCTGGTCGGAGGGGATCGCCAGGTACATGGGCACGGCGAAGTTCATCGTCTACATGACGGTGGTGATCGCCGCCTGGTTCCTGTGGAACAGCATCGCGCCGACGGACATGCAGTTCGACCCGTACCCGTTCATGTTCCTGACCCTGGCCCTGTCGTTGCAGGCGTCGTACGCCGCGCCGTTGATCCTGCTGGCGCAGAACCGGCAGGCGGACCGGGACCGCCTGATCATGGAGGAGGACCGGCGCCGGGCGGCGATGCAGAAGGCGGACACCGAGTTCCTGGCTCGTGAGATCGCCGCGTTGCGGATCGCCCTGGGCGAGGTCGCGACCAGGGATTTCCTGCGCTCCGAACTGTCGCGTCTGGCCGATGAGCTGGACGAGGCCGCCCACCGGCGGGAGAAGCGGCTGCGTATGGAGCGGGACGAAGAGCACACCTGA
- the trxA gene encoding thioredoxin yields MATVALTAANFDEVTSKDGVVLVDFWASWCGPCVRFAPTYERSSEKHPEITFGKVDTEAEQILAAKFDIRSIPTIMAVRDGIVVFSQPGALPESALESLIEKVEQLNMDEVREQIAAQSQPAPSKAPAADEPATARG; encoded by the coding sequence ATGGCGACGGTTGCGCTGACAGCAGCGAACTTCGACGAGGTCACCAGCAAGGACGGCGTCGTCCTCGTTGACTTCTGGGCCAGTTGGTGCGGGCCCTGCGTCCGCTTCGCGCCGACCTACGAGCGCTCCTCGGAGAAGCACCCGGAGATCACCTTCGGCAAGGTCGACACCGAGGCAGAGCAGATCCTGGCCGCCAAGTTCGACATCCGCTCGATCCCGACGATCATGGCCGTCCGCGACGGCATCGTGGTCTTCTCCCAGCCCGGCGCGCTTCCCGAGTCGGCCCTGGAGAGCCTGATCGAGAAGGTCGAGCAGCTCAACATGGACGAGGTGCGCGAGCAGATCGCCGCACAGTCCCAGCCCGCGCCGTCCAAGGCTCCGGCCGCGGACGAGCCGGCCACCGCGCGAGGCTGA
- a CDS encoding O-methyltransferase, giving the protein MCVVSAARHQPSRTEVVIIGPARSFGQPATHSIPFAETYATEDPVLQTARALAHELGLPCVSPGAGSVLRLLAAAGSAKAVVEIGTGTGVSGIWLLGGMRPDGVLTTIDVEREHQRIARRIFQEAGYASGRTRIISGRALDVLPRLSDGAYDLIFVDADTTEFAACTEAALRLLRTGGVLIVNGAHAGGRITDPSARDMDTLTVRATVTAIRESEEWIPAVISSGAGLLTAVKR; this is encoded by the coding sequence ATGTGCGTGGTTTCCGCCGCGAGGCATCAACCCAGCCGTACGGAGGTCGTCATCATCGGTCCTGCTCGTTCATTCGGTCAGCCGGCGACTCACTCAATACCGTTCGCCGAGACCTACGCCACCGAGGACCCGGTCCTGCAGACCGCGCGTGCCCTGGCGCACGAGCTCGGCCTGCCCTGTGTCTCGCCCGGGGCCGGCTCCGTGCTGCGCCTGCTGGCCGCCGCGGGCAGTGCCAAAGCCGTCGTCGAGATCGGCACCGGCACCGGCGTGAGCGGCATCTGGCTGCTCGGCGGGATGCGCCCGGACGGGGTCCTCACCACCATCGACGTCGAACGCGAGCACCAGCGGATCGCCCGGCGGATCTTCCAGGAGGCCGGATACGCGTCCGGCCGCACCCGGATCATCAGCGGCCGGGCCCTGGACGTGCTCCCCCGGCTCTCTGACGGCGCCTACGACCTGATCTTCGTGGACGCCGACACCACCGAGTTCGCCGCCTGCACCGAGGCCGCTCTGCGCCTGCTCCGGACCGGCGGGGTGCTGATCGTCAACGGCGCGCACGCGGGCGGCCGGATCACTGACCCGTCCGCCCGGGACATGGACACCCTCACCGTCCGGGCGACGGTGACGGCGATCCGCGAGTCCGAGGAGTGGATCCCCGCGGTGATCTCGTCAGGTGCCGGCCTGCTGACCGCTGTCAAGCGCTGA